From Phycodurus eques isolate BA_2022a chromosome 20, UOR_Pequ_1.1, whole genome shotgun sequence, a single genomic window includes:
- the ubp1 gene encoding upstream-binding protein 1 isoform X1 — protein sequence MAWVLKIDDATIESGLVHDFDASLSGIGQELGAAAYSMSDVLALPIFKQEDSSLPPESESKNLPFQYVLCAATSPAVKLHDETLTYLNQGQSYEVRMLDNRKPDELPELTNKMVKSTVRVVFHDRRLQYTEHQQLEGWKWNRPGDRLLDIDIPMSVGIVEPKTHPSQLNAAEFLWDLNKRASVFVQVHCISTEFTPRKHGGEKGVPFRIQIDTFAPGDAGDYAEHLHSASCQIKVFKPKGADRKQKTDREKMEKRSAQEKEKYRPSYDTTILSETRLEPVIEEAGDHELKKSSKRTLPADCGDSLAKRGSCSPWPDSAYVAPNQAASPSFTSTPLSTYAAAGATASASAGASLPDSDSSSPNHQAEPGGHAGTEQLSPAASIQDTQKWLLKNRFNSYTRLFTHFSGSDLLKLTRDDLVQICGPADGIRLFNALKSKCVSPRLTVYVCQESPQHSPLLERHGTSENGERGVSPGLHVYHALYLEELTAAELIRKMAGVCGLPLAGVNQVYRQGPTGIHILLSDQMVYNLTDESCFVIGTVKDEQGEGLHLILK from the exons TGACGTGCTGGCCCTGCCCATCTTCAAGCAGGAGGACTCCAGCCTCCCCCCGGAGAGCGAGAGCAAGAACCTGCCGTTCCAGTACGTGCTGTGCGCCGCCACTTCGCCCGCCGTCAAGCTGCACGACGAGACGCTCACGTACCTCAACCAAG GCCAGTCTTACGAGGTGCGCATGTTGGACAACAGGAAGCCCGACGAGTTACCAGAACTCACCAACAAGATGGTGAAG AGCACAGTGCGCGTGGTGTTTCACGACCGGCGGCTTCAGTACACGGAGCACCAGCAGCTGGAGGGGTGGAAGTGGAATCGCCCCGGCGACCGTTTACTGGATATCG ATATTCCCATGTCGGTGGGCATCGTGGAGCCCAAGACGCACCCCTCCCAGCTCAACGCCGCCGAGTTCCTGTGGGACTTGAACAAGAGGGCGTCCGTCTTTGTGCAG GTTCACTGCATCAGCACCGAGTTCACGCCGCGGAAGCACGGCGGCGAGAAGGGCGTCCCCTTCCGGATCCAGATCGACACGTTCGCGCCGGGCGACGCCGGCGACTACGCCGAGCACCTGCACTCGGCCTCCTGCCAAATCAAAGTTTTCAAG CCAAAAGGGGCGGATCGCAAGCAGAAGACGGATCGTGAGAAGATGGAGAAGCGCAGCGCTCAGGAGAAGGAGAAATACCGGCCGTCCTACGACACCACCATCCTGTCCGAG ACCAGACTGGAGCCCGTCATCGAGGAAGCGGGCGACCACGAGCTGAAGAAGTCCAGCAAGCGGACGCTCCCGGCCGACTGCGGCGACTCCCTGGCCAAGCGAGGCAGC TGTTCCCCGTGGCCGGACAGCGCCTACGTGGCCCCCAACCAGGCAGCTTCTCCCTCCTTCACGTCCACGCCGCTctccacctacgccgccgccggcgccaccgcctccgcctccgccgGCGCCTCGCTACCCGACAG CGACTCGTCCTCGCCCAATCACCAGGCGGAACCTGGCGGCCACGCCGGCACGGAG CAGTTGAGTCCCGCCGCGTCCATTCAGGACACCCAAAAATGGCTGCTAAAAAACCGATTCAACTCGTACACGCGACTCTTCACGCACTTCTCAG GTTCTGATTTGTTAAAGTTAACCCGGGACGACCTGGTCCAGATTTGCGGCCCTGCGGACGGAATCCGACTCTTCAACGCCCTCAAATCAAA GTGCGTGAGTCCCCGCTTGACTGTGTACGTGTGCCAGGAGTCCCCTCAGCACAGCCCCCTGCTGGAGAGACACGGCACCAGCGAAAATGGCGAACGGGGCGTGTCGCCCGGTTTACACG TGTACCACGCCCTGTACTTGGAGGAGCTGACGGCGGCCGAGCTGATCCGCAAGATGGCCGGCGTGTGCGGCCTCCCGCTGGCCGGCGTCAACCAGGTGTACAGACAAGGACCCACCGGCATACACATCCTGCTCAGCGACCAG ATGGTGTACAACTTGACGGACGAGAGCTGCTTCGTCATCGGCACCGTCAAAG ACGAGCAGGGCGAAGGGCTCCATCTCATCCTAAAGTAG
- the ubp1 gene encoding upstream-binding protein 1 isoform X2 → MAWVLKIDDATIESGLVHDFDASLSGIGQELGAAAYSMSDVLALPIFKQEDSSLPPESESKNLPFQYVLCAATSPAVKLHDETLTYLNQGQSYEVRMLDNRKPDELPELTNKMVKSTVRVVFHDRRLQYTEHQQLEGWKWNRPGDRLLDIDIPMSVGIVEPKTHPSQLNAAEFLWDLNKRASVFVQVHCISTEFTPRKHGGEKGVPFRIQIDTFAPGDAGDYAEHLHSASCQIKVFKPKGADRKQKTDREKMEKRSAQEKEKYRPSYDTTILSETRLEPVIEEAGDHELKKSSKRTLPADCGDSLAKRGSCSPWPDSAYVAPNQAASPSFTSTPLSTYAAAGATASASAGASLPDSDSSSPNHQAEPGGHAGTELSPAASIQDTQKWLLKNRFNSYTRLFTHFSGSDLLKLTRDDLVQICGPADGIRLFNALKSKCVSPRLTVYVCQESPQHSPLLERHGTSENGERGVSPGLHVYHALYLEELTAAELIRKMAGVCGLPLAGVNQVYRQGPTGIHILLSDQMVYNLTDESCFVIGTVKDEQGEGLHLILK, encoded by the exons TGACGTGCTGGCCCTGCCCATCTTCAAGCAGGAGGACTCCAGCCTCCCCCCGGAGAGCGAGAGCAAGAACCTGCCGTTCCAGTACGTGCTGTGCGCCGCCACTTCGCCCGCCGTCAAGCTGCACGACGAGACGCTCACGTACCTCAACCAAG GCCAGTCTTACGAGGTGCGCATGTTGGACAACAGGAAGCCCGACGAGTTACCAGAACTCACCAACAAGATGGTGAAG AGCACAGTGCGCGTGGTGTTTCACGACCGGCGGCTTCAGTACACGGAGCACCAGCAGCTGGAGGGGTGGAAGTGGAATCGCCCCGGCGACCGTTTACTGGATATCG ATATTCCCATGTCGGTGGGCATCGTGGAGCCCAAGACGCACCCCTCCCAGCTCAACGCCGCCGAGTTCCTGTGGGACTTGAACAAGAGGGCGTCCGTCTTTGTGCAG GTTCACTGCATCAGCACCGAGTTCACGCCGCGGAAGCACGGCGGCGAGAAGGGCGTCCCCTTCCGGATCCAGATCGACACGTTCGCGCCGGGCGACGCCGGCGACTACGCCGAGCACCTGCACTCGGCCTCCTGCCAAATCAAAGTTTTCAAG CCAAAAGGGGCGGATCGCAAGCAGAAGACGGATCGTGAGAAGATGGAGAAGCGCAGCGCTCAGGAGAAGGAGAAATACCGGCCGTCCTACGACACCACCATCCTGTCCGAG ACCAGACTGGAGCCCGTCATCGAGGAAGCGGGCGACCACGAGCTGAAGAAGTCCAGCAAGCGGACGCTCCCGGCCGACTGCGGCGACTCCCTGGCCAAGCGAGGCAGC TGTTCCCCGTGGCCGGACAGCGCCTACGTGGCCCCCAACCAGGCAGCTTCTCCCTCCTTCACGTCCACGCCGCTctccacctacgccgccgccggcgccaccgcctccgcctccgccgGCGCCTCGCTACCCGACAG CGACTCGTCCTCGCCCAATCACCAGGCGGAACCTGGCGGCCACGCCGGCACGGAG TTGAGTCCCGCCGCGTCCATTCAGGACACCCAAAAATGGCTGCTAAAAAACCGATTCAACTCGTACACGCGACTCTTCACGCACTTCTCAG GTTCTGATTTGTTAAAGTTAACCCGGGACGACCTGGTCCAGATTTGCGGCCCTGCGGACGGAATCCGACTCTTCAACGCCCTCAAATCAAA GTGCGTGAGTCCCCGCTTGACTGTGTACGTGTGCCAGGAGTCCCCTCAGCACAGCCCCCTGCTGGAGAGACACGGCACCAGCGAAAATGGCGAACGGGGCGTGTCGCCCGGTTTACACG TGTACCACGCCCTGTACTTGGAGGAGCTGACGGCGGCCGAGCTGATCCGCAAGATGGCCGGCGTGTGCGGCCTCCCGCTGGCCGGCGTCAACCAGGTGTACAGACAAGGACCCACCGGCATACACATCCTGCTCAGCGACCAG ATGGTGTACAACTTGACGGACGAGAGCTGCTTCGTCATCGGCACCGTCAAAG ACGAGCAGGGCGAAGGGCTCCATCTCATCCTAAAGTAG
- the pdcd6ip gene encoding programmed cell death 6-interacting protein isoform X1 — MATFISVPLKKSSDVDLVKPLSKYVTSTYPAGDEQAEYIRAVEELNKLRRNALGRPLDKHESSLEILLRYYDQLCAVEPKFPFSENQLCLTFTWKDAFDKGSLFGGSVKLALASLGYEKTCVLFNAAALASQIASEQNLENDEGLKNAAKYYQLASGAFGHIKDTVLSALNREPTMDIAPETAGTLSVIMLAQAQEVFFLKATTDRMKDAVIAKLSNQAAEFYGDAFKQCQYKDNLPKYFYFQEVLPVLAAKHCIMQANAELHQSVLAKQKKRFGEEIARLQHAAELVKTVTSRYDEYVSVKDLTDKINRALAAAKKDNDFIYHDRVPEVKDLEPIGKAALVKAAAVAPPLSQKFSDVFEKMVPMAVQQSMSVYGQRKSETVNRLVGTMREATNLCNGVLASLNLPAALEDLSGDSVPQSIVEKARSVVRQGGLQSIERLIRDLPELLTRNREILDEALKMLDDEEATDNELRAKFNQRWNRTPSGDLYKPLRSEGGNFRNLLDKAVQADQVVKDRYDAHCDMIALLCKPESELSAALPSANPAKTLQGSEVVGVMRSQLARLDEAKREREALESDIKAVTFDMSAAFLAALAKDGAIDEEHLSLGQLDQQYGEFNRRVQASLRQQEELLGQIQTSHQEFSGLKQSDTEANQREEVLKKLASAHDSYMEISNNLREGTKFYNDLTEILLKFQNKCCDIVFARKTERDELLKELQQSIAREPSAPNFNVPAYQSQTPGPAGGPTPAPRTIFNQAPPQTLQQTQPPARPPPPVLTPQTAPAAGTPADNPPPVAPPSAAQGPPYPAYQGYPQYFQMPMGYNPYAYGQYNVPYVPYQAVPGQAGYPGAPPAAQGYPGYAQRPSQQPSQQQNYYPQQ, encoded by the exons ATGGCAACGTTTATTTCCGTGCCGCTGAAAAAGTCTTCGGACGTGGACTTGGTCAAGCCGCTGTCGAAATACGTGACGTCCACATACCCGGCGGGCGACGAGCAGGCGGAGTACATCCGAGCCGTGGAGGAGCTCAACAAGCTCCGGCGGAACGCGCTGGGGAGGCCGCTGGACAAGCACGAGAGCTCCCTGGAGATCCtactcag ATATTACGACCAATTGTGCGCTGTGGAGCCCAAGTTTCCCTTCAGTGAAAACCAG CTGTGCTTAACCTTCACGTGGAAAGATGCCTTCGATAAAGGCTCGCTGTTCGGCGGCTCCGTCAAGCTGG CGTTGGCCAGCCTGGGCTACGAGAAGACGTGCGTGCTGTTCAACGCGGCGGCGCTGGCCAGCCAGATCGCCTCCGAGCAGAACCTGGAAAACGACGAGGGCCTCAAAAACGCCGCCAAATACTATCAG CTGGCCAGCGGCGCCTTCGGCCACATCAAAGACACGGTGCTGTCGGCCCTCAACCGCGAGCCCACCATGGACATCGCCCCCGAAACGGCGGGCACCCTGAGCGTCATCATGCTGGCCCAGGCGCAGGAGGTGTTCTTCCTCAAAGCCACCACAG ACAGGATGAAGGACGCCGTCATCGCCAAGCTGTCCAATCAGGCGGCGGAGTTCTACGGCGACGCCTTCAAGCAGTGTCAGTACAAAGACAACCTGCCCAAG TATTTTTACTTTCAGGAAGTGCTGCCGGTGCTGGCGGCCAAACACTGCATCATGCAGGCCAACGCCGAGCTCCACCAGAGCGTCCTCGCCAAGCAGAAGAAGCGCTTCGGCGAGGAGATCGCACGTCTGCAG CACGCGGCCGAGCTGGTGAAGACGGTGACGTCGCGCTACGACGAGTACGTGAGCGTCAAGGACCTGACGGACAAGATCAACCGAGCGCTCGCCGCCGCCAAGAAGGACAACGACTTCATCTACCACGACCGCGTGCCCGAGGTCAAGGACCTGGAGCCCATCGGCAAGGCGGCCTTGGTTAAGGCCGCCGCCGTCGCGCCGCCGCTCAGCCAGAAGTTCTCAG ACGTGTTTGAGAAGATGGTTCCCATGGCGGTGCAGCAATCCATGAGCGTGTACGGCCAGCGCAAATCAGAGACGGTCAACAGACTGGTGGGAACCATGCGGGAGGCCACCAACCTCTGCAACGG GGTGCTGGCGTCCCTCAACCTGCCGGCCGCTCTGGAGGATCTCTCCGGAGACTCCGTCCCGCAGTCCATCGTGGAGAAGGCTCGGTCCGTCGTGCGGCAGGGGGGGCTGCAGAGCATCGAGCGGCTCATCCGGGACTTGCCCGAGCTGCTCACCCGCAACAGGGAGATCCTGGACGAG GCCCTGAAAATGCTGGACGACGAGGAGGCGACGGACAACGAACTGAGAGCCAAGTTCAACCAACGCTGGAACAGGACGCCCTCCGGCGACCTCTACAAGCCGCTTCGCTCGG AGGGCGGCAACTTCCGCAACCTCCTGGACAAGGCGGTGCAGGCGGACCAGGTGGTGAAGGACCGCTACGACGCCCACTGCGACATGATCGCGCTGCTGTGCAAGCCCGAGAGCGAGCTGAGCGCCGCGCTGCCCTCCGCCAACCCCGCCAAGACGCTGCAGGGCAGCGAGGTGGTGGGCGTGATGCGCTCGCAGCTGGCCCGGCTGGACGAGGCCAAGCGGGAGCGCGAGGCGCTGGAGTCCGACATCAAGGCCGTGACCTTCGACATGTCCGCCGCCTTCCTGGCGGCGCTGGCCAAGGACGGCGCCATCGACGAGGAGCATCTCTCGCTGGGGCAGCTGGACCAGCAGTACGGCGAGTTCAACCGGAGGGTGCAGGCCAGCCTCCGCCAGCAGGAGGAGCTGCTGGGACAGATTCAG ACGTCGCATCAGGAGTTCAGCGGCCTGAAGCAGTCCGACACGGAGGCCAACCAGCGAGAGGAGGTCCTCAAGAAGTTGGCCTCGGCCCACGACAGCTACATGGAGATCAGCAACAACCTGCGCGAAGGCACCAAG TTCTACAACGACCTGACCGAGATCCTGCTCAAGTTCCAGAACAAATGCTGCGACATCGTCTTTGCGCGCAAGACGGAGCGGGATGAGCTACTCAA GGAGCTGCAGCAGAGTATCGCCCGTGAGCCCAGCGCCCCCAACTTCAACGTGCCCGCTTACCAGAGCCAAACCCCGGGCCCCGCCGGCGGCCCGACCCCCGCGCCCAGGACCATATTC AACCAGGCCCCGCCGCAGACCCTCCAGCAGACCCAGCCCCCCGCCAGGCCGCCGCCGCCCGTCTTGACTCCGCAGACCGCACCGGCCGCCGGCACTCCCGCTGACAACCCTCCGCCGGTGGCACCGCCCTCCGCGGCGCAGGGACCCCCTTACCCCGCCTACCAGGGGTACCCGCA GTACTTCCAGATGCCGATGGGCTACAACCCGTACGCCTACGGCCAGTACAACGTGCCCTACGTGCCCTACCAGGCCGTCCCGGGCCAGGCGGGCTACCCGGGCGCCCCCCCGGCCGCTCAGGGCTACCCCGGGTACGCCCAGCGGCCCTCCCAGCAACCCTCGCAGCAGCAGAACTACTACCCGCAGCAATAA
- the pdcd6ip gene encoding programmed cell death 6-interacting protein isoform X2: MATFISVPLKKSSDVDLVKPLSKYVTSTYPAGDEQAEYIRAVEELNKLRRNALGRPLDKHESSLEILLRYYDQLCAVEPKFPFSENQLCLTFTWKDAFDKGSLFGGSVKLALASLGYEKTCVLFNAAALASQIASEQNLENDEGLKNAAKYYQLASGAFGHIKDTVLSALNREPTMDIAPETAGTLSVIMLAQAQEVFFLKATTDRMKDAVIAKLSNQAAEFYGDAFKQCQYKDNLPKEVLPVLAAKHCIMQANAELHQSVLAKQKKRFGEEIARLQHAAELVKTVTSRYDEYVSVKDLTDKINRALAAAKKDNDFIYHDRVPEVKDLEPIGKAALVKAAAVAPPLSQKFSDVFEKMVPMAVQQSMSVYGQRKSETVNRLVGTMREATNLCNGVLASLNLPAALEDLSGDSVPQSIVEKARSVVRQGGLQSIERLIRDLPELLTRNREILDEALKMLDDEEATDNELRAKFNQRWNRTPSGDLYKPLRSEGGNFRNLLDKAVQADQVVKDRYDAHCDMIALLCKPESELSAALPSANPAKTLQGSEVVGVMRSQLARLDEAKREREALESDIKAVTFDMSAAFLAALAKDGAIDEEHLSLGQLDQQYGEFNRRVQASLRQQEELLGQIQTSHQEFSGLKQSDTEANQREEVLKKLASAHDSYMEISNNLREGTKFYNDLTEILLKFQNKCCDIVFARKTERDELLKELQQSIAREPSAPNFNVPAYQSQTPGPAGGPTPAPRTIFNQAPPQTLQQTQPPARPPPPVLTPQTAPAAGTPADNPPPVAPPSAAQGPPYPAYQGYPQYFQMPMGYNPYAYGQYNVPYVPYQAVPGQAGYPGAPPAAQGYPGYAQRPSQQPSQQQNYYPQQ, from the exons ATGGCAACGTTTATTTCCGTGCCGCTGAAAAAGTCTTCGGACGTGGACTTGGTCAAGCCGCTGTCGAAATACGTGACGTCCACATACCCGGCGGGCGACGAGCAGGCGGAGTACATCCGAGCCGTGGAGGAGCTCAACAAGCTCCGGCGGAACGCGCTGGGGAGGCCGCTGGACAAGCACGAGAGCTCCCTGGAGATCCtactcag ATATTACGACCAATTGTGCGCTGTGGAGCCCAAGTTTCCCTTCAGTGAAAACCAG CTGTGCTTAACCTTCACGTGGAAAGATGCCTTCGATAAAGGCTCGCTGTTCGGCGGCTCCGTCAAGCTGG CGTTGGCCAGCCTGGGCTACGAGAAGACGTGCGTGCTGTTCAACGCGGCGGCGCTGGCCAGCCAGATCGCCTCCGAGCAGAACCTGGAAAACGACGAGGGCCTCAAAAACGCCGCCAAATACTATCAG CTGGCCAGCGGCGCCTTCGGCCACATCAAAGACACGGTGCTGTCGGCCCTCAACCGCGAGCCCACCATGGACATCGCCCCCGAAACGGCGGGCACCCTGAGCGTCATCATGCTGGCCCAGGCGCAGGAGGTGTTCTTCCTCAAAGCCACCACAG ACAGGATGAAGGACGCCGTCATCGCCAAGCTGTCCAATCAGGCGGCGGAGTTCTACGGCGACGCCTTCAAGCAGTGTCAGTACAAAGACAACCTGCCCAAG GAAGTGCTGCCGGTGCTGGCGGCCAAACACTGCATCATGCAGGCCAACGCCGAGCTCCACCAGAGCGTCCTCGCCAAGCAGAAGAAGCGCTTCGGCGAGGAGATCGCACGTCTGCAG CACGCGGCCGAGCTGGTGAAGACGGTGACGTCGCGCTACGACGAGTACGTGAGCGTCAAGGACCTGACGGACAAGATCAACCGAGCGCTCGCCGCCGCCAAGAAGGACAACGACTTCATCTACCACGACCGCGTGCCCGAGGTCAAGGACCTGGAGCCCATCGGCAAGGCGGCCTTGGTTAAGGCCGCCGCCGTCGCGCCGCCGCTCAGCCAGAAGTTCTCAG ACGTGTTTGAGAAGATGGTTCCCATGGCGGTGCAGCAATCCATGAGCGTGTACGGCCAGCGCAAATCAGAGACGGTCAACAGACTGGTGGGAACCATGCGGGAGGCCACCAACCTCTGCAACGG GGTGCTGGCGTCCCTCAACCTGCCGGCCGCTCTGGAGGATCTCTCCGGAGACTCCGTCCCGCAGTCCATCGTGGAGAAGGCTCGGTCCGTCGTGCGGCAGGGGGGGCTGCAGAGCATCGAGCGGCTCATCCGGGACTTGCCCGAGCTGCTCACCCGCAACAGGGAGATCCTGGACGAG GCCCTGAAAATGCTGGACGACGAGGAGGCGACGGACAACGAACTGAGAGCCAAGTTCAACCAACGCTGGAACAGGACGCCCTCCGGCGACCTCTACAAGCCGCTTCGCTCGG AGGGCGGCAACTTCCGCAACCTCCTGGACAAGGCGGTGCAGGCGGACCAGGTGGTGAAGGACCGCTACGACGCCCACTGCGACATGATCGCGCTGCTGTGCAAGCCCGAGAGCGAGCTGAGCGCCGCGCTGCCCTCCGCCAACCCCGCCAAGACGCTGCAGGGCAGCGAGGTGGTGGGCGTGATGCGCTCGCAGCTGGCCCGGCTGGACGAGGCCAAGCGGGAGCGCGAGGCGCTGGAGTCCGACATCAAGGCCGTGACCTTCGACATGTCCGCCGCCTTCCTGGCGGCGCTGGCCAAGGACGGCGCCATCGACGAGGAGCATCTCTCGCTGGGGCAGCTGGACCAGCAGTACGGCGAGTTCAACCGGAGGGTGCAGGCCAGCCTCCGCCAGCAGGAGGAGCTGCTGGGACAGATTCAG ACGTCGCATCAGGAGTTCAGCGGCCTGAAGCAGTCCGACACGGAGGCCAACCAGCGAGAGGAGGTCCTCAAGAAGTTGGCCTCGGCCCACGACAGCTACATGGAGATCAGCAACAACCTGCGCGAAGGCACCAAG TTCTACAACGACCTGACCGAGATCCTGCTCAAGTTCCAGAACAAATGCTGCGACATCGTCTTTGCGCGCAAGACGGAGCGGGATGAGCTACTCAA GGAGCTGCAGCAGAGTATCGCCCGTGAGCCCAGCGCCCCCAACTTCAACGTGCCCGCTTACCAGAGCCAAACCCCGGGCCCCGCCGGCGGCCCGACCCCCGCGCCCAGGACCATATTC AACCAGGCCCCGCCGCAGACCCTCCAGCAGACCCAGCCCCCCGCCAGGCCGCCGCCGCCCGTCTTGACTCCGCAGACCGCACCGGCCGCCGGCACTCCCGCTGACAACCCTCCGCCGGTGGCACCGCCCTCCGCGGCGCAGGGACCCCCTTACCCCGCCTACCAGGGGTACCCGCA GTACTTCCAGATGCCGATGGGCTACAACCCGTACGCCTACGGCCAGTACAACGTGCCCTACGTGCCCTACCAGGCCGTCCCGGGCCAGGCGGGCTACCCGGGCGCCCCCCCGGCCGCTCAGGGCTACCCCGGGTACGCCCAGCGGCCCTCCCAGCAACCCTCGCAGCAGCAGAACTACTACCCGCAGCAATAA